One window of Nicotiana tomentosiformis chromosome 11, ASM39032v3, whole genome shotgun sequence genomic DNA carries:
- the LOC138901663 gene encoding uncharacterized protein, whose amino-acid sequence MIWYHNLPPSSIDSFAMLADSFLKVHAAAIKVDTRKSDLFKVKQKDNELLREFMSRFQMEQIDLPLVADDWAIQSFTQGLNVRRSVASQQLKQNLIEYPVVTLADVHNRYQSKIRVEDDQLGAPSWSVYPIRPIDMIKMDIDLEQD is encoded by the coding sequence atgatatggtaccataatttacccCCTagctctattgattcttttgccatgcttgcagattcttttttAAAAGTACACGCCGCAGCCATAAAGGTCGatactaggaagtcggaccttttcaaggtaaagcagaAAGATAACGAGCTGCTCAGAGAGTTTATGTCTCGGTTCCAAATGGAACAAATAGATCTACCActggtcgctgatgattgggccattcaatCTTTCACACAAGGACTAAATGTACGGAGATcagtggcttcacagcagttgaagcagaacttgattgagtacccggtTGTTACCTTGgctgatgtacataatcggtatcaatcgaagattagagtcgaagacgaccagctgGGGGCTCCTTCTTGGTCCGTTTATCCTATCAGGCCCATTGACATGATCAAAATGGACATTGATCTAGAACAAGATTGA